The genomic stretch GGACGGCGGTGCGCCGTGCCGGGGAGCGGGGCCGTGTTAGGGGGGCCGCTCAGGGCTCCACGATGAGGGTGCCCTTCATCCCCTTCCCGCTCCCCCGGTCGTAGTGCGGGGCGCAGTAGAAGGTGTAGGTGCCCGGCTCCGGCGCCGTGAACACGGCGAGGGCGGTCTCGCCCGGGGGCATGAGGACGTGCACGTCGGCCTCGTCCAGGTCGAAGCTGTGGCTCGCGGCGTCGCGGTTCTCCAGGCGGAGCGCCACGGTCTCTCCCGCGCGGACGCGGACCTCCCGCTGCACGAAATCGAACTTCTCCGCCTCCACCGCCGGGAGCCGGGACAGGAGCTCGGGGCTGACCGCGGCCGAGCCCGCCTGCGGGAGCGAGGCCATGAGGAAGATGCCGGCCAGCAGTCCGCCCACCGCGCCCAGCTTGACCGGGACCCAGCGGGGGACGAGGCCCGTCCCCCGCGCCGGGCGGCGGTGCTGCACCGCCGTGAGCGTGGCCAGCACCGCGGCGGTGAGCGCGAAGGCGGCCAGGAGGACGGCCGGGGTGAAGGTCACGTCCGCGGGGACGGCCAGGATGTGGGCGAGGTGTGGCGCGATCATCAGCACGATGGCCGCGCCGGCCACCGCGCCGAGCCAGGCCGCCCAGCGCCGGCGGCGCCACACGCCCACCGCGGCGACCGCCGGGAGCAGCGCGAAGGCGAAGATGGGAGGCGCGACCTCACCGGCGACGGAGTACATGCGGACCATCATCAGCACCGAAGCGGCGACGATGCCGCCCAGCGCCGCGATGGCGAGGCGCGCGGTCCCGGCGAGGCGGGGCGCGGCGGACGTGTCCTGCGAGATGGTGGTCATGTGCGTCTGGTCGGGTTCGGGGTTCGAGCGGCCCGGGCGGCGCTGC from Longimicrobiaceae bacterium encodes the following:
- a CDS encoding cupredoxin domain-containing protein — protein: MTTISQDTSAAPRLAGTARLAIAALGGIVAASVLMMVRMYSVAGEVAPPIFAFALLPAVAAVGVWRRRRWAAWLGAVAGAAIVLMIAPHLAHILAVPADVTFTPAVLLAAFALTAAVLATLTAVQHRRPARGTGLVPRWVPVKLGAVGGLLAGIFLMASLPQAGSAAVSPELLSRLPAVEAEKFDFVQREVRVRAGETVALRLENRDAASHSFDLDEADVHVLMPPGETALAVFTAPEPGTYTFYCAPHYDRGSGKGMKGTLIVEP